Below is a genomic region from Persicimonas caeni.
CTCCGTCATCGCAGTCGCCGTACTGGTCGACGTAACCGGGGGTGTTGGGGCAGACGCGTGTTCCGTCGTTGTAGTCGCCGGCGCCGTAGCCGTCGCCGTCAGCGTCGGGGTACATGTAGCGGGTCAAGTTCTCGTCGATCTCGCCGTCGCAGTCGTTGTCGAGCCCGTCGCAGCTTCCCTCCTGAACCTCGTAGTCGGCCGGGCGCTGACACTGGCCGCTGGGGCCGATGGTGCCCTGCGCGCAGACGCCGTCGGAGTTGCCGTTGTAGTTGCAGTAGCATCCCTCGTCGACCTGGCCGTCGCAGTTGTTGTCGATGCCGTCGCCACAGGTGTCGGTGGTGGCCGGAGAGCCGGGAATAGCGTCGCATTCGGTGCCCGAGCCGTCCTGGGTGCACACGTAGACCCCGGTATTCTCGCAGGCGCCCTGACCGACGGTGCAGGAGGTGCCCTTGTTGGTAAACCCGTTGTCGATCTGGCCGTCGCAGTCGTTGTCGACGCCGTCGCAAACTTCGGTGCCGGGCGAGTTGGGAGTCGCGTCGCAGACGGTGCCCGAGCCGTCCTGGGAGCACACGTAGGTGCCGGTGGACTCACAGGCGCCCTGGCCGACGGTGCACGAGGTGCCCTTGTTGGTGAACCCGTCGTCGGTCAAGCCGTTGCAGTCGTTGTCGATGCCGTCGCAGATTTCGGTGCCGGGCGAGTTGGGGGTGGCGTCGCAGACGGTGCCCGAGCCGTCCTGGGAGCACACATAGGTGCCGGTGGACTCACAGGCGCCCTGGCCGACGGTGCAGGAGGTGCCCTTGTCGGTGAACCCGTTGTCGACTTGGCCGTCGCAGTCGTTGTCGAGGCCGTCACAGGTTTCGTTTGCCGGGCCGGTCGAGTTTCTGCACTCGGTATCCCACTGGCCATTGGTGCACGTCTGGGTGCCTGTCTGGCAAATACCCTCGTCGGTGCCGCACTCACGTGTTTCGCCGTTGGTGCACGGACAGTTTTCGTCGACGGTCTGGTCGCAGTTGTTGTCCGCGGTGCCGTCGCAGACTTCGGGGGCATCCGGGTTGGTCGACGCATCGGAGTCGTCGCAGTCGTCGGCATTCGCCACGTAATCGGCCGGGGCGCTGCACGCGACGATCTCGGTCGCCGGGTCGCCAAAGCCGTCGGCGTCGGCATCGCGATAGAAGGGCTGTGCGCCGTCGGCGTCGGGGCCGTCGACTTGGCCGTCGCAGTCGTTGTCGAGGCCGTCGCAAATCTCGACGCCTCCGTTGGAGGGCTCGCAGCCCGAGGTGTCGGTCTCGACGTCGTCTTCGCCGGTATCCGTGGGGACGTCGGGCAGATCGGTGTCCTCGCCGGCGTCCGACGCGCCGCCGTCGTCAGGCGTGTCGGCGTCATTGGACGTGCCCACATCCAAGCCGCTGCCGTCGTCGTCGACGCGCCAAAAGCCCTCACGGCACACCTCACCGTCGCGCGTCGCTCCTTCCTCGCTACACTCGAGCCCGGACGCCGTGGTCTCGAATGAGCAACTCGCCCCCATAAACATCGATACGACAGTGAGGCTTGCGGCGAGGAACAACCGCAGGTTGCGAGCGGAAGACGACACGTTCATAAGCTACCTTCTCGAATCCATGATGCATTCAAATGCGACTTGCCGCAGTGTAACGGTTTCGCGCGCGAACGCCAAATACACAGCGTCAGTGGCGGCCGCACAAGCATCAAAGGTCAACTATCTTGTGACCAAAATCTTGCGGTGATAACGTCGAATGCAATTCGAATGACTCGAGATTTTCGTCGGAGTTGTCTGTGAGATTTGTTACGAAACGTCGTACGCGCATGCTCG
It encodes:
- a CDS encoding putative metal-binding motif-containing protein, which produces MNVSSSARNLRLFLAASLTVVSMFMGASCSFETTASGLECSEEGATRDGEVCREGFWRVDDDGSGLDVGTSNDADTPDDGGASDAGEDTDLPDVPTDTGEDDVETDTSGCEPSNGGVEICDGLDNDCDGQVDGPDADGAQPFYRDADADGFGDPATEIVACSAPADYVANADDCDDSDASTNPDAPEVCDGTADNNCDQTVDENCPCTNGETRECGTDEGICQTGTQTCTNGQWDTECRNSTGPANETCDGLDNDCDGQVDNGFTDKGTSCTVGQGACESTGTYVCSQDGSGTVCDATPNSPGTEICDGIDNDCNGLTDDGFTNKGTSCTVGQGACESTGTYVCSQDGSGTVCDATPNSPGTEVCDGVDNDCDGQIDNGFTNKGTSCTVGQGACENTGVYVCTQDGSGTECDAIPGSPATTDTCGDGIDNNCDGQVDEGCYCNYNGNSDGVCAQGTIGPSGQCQRPADYEVQEGSCDGLDNDCDGEIDENLTRYMYPDADGDGYGAGDYNDGTRVCPNTPGYVDQYGDCDDGDPNTHPYAEEICDGKDNNCNGIERDAGGSDASNWCNNRYGNGASVYCGGPSNGVSDYCCEYSRDGNLGCDFETLCGNGTDEDGDGNTDCADADCDGLSCGDGLTCQSGSCQAI